From Streptomyces sp. NBC_00370, a single genomic window includes:
- a CDS encoding PadR family transcriptional regulator, with product MRSHGHEHGPEAGHCGPGQHGRGGFEGRRGAFGPFGPPFGGPFGGGGRGRGGGGRGRARRGDVRASILALLKDRPMHGYEMIQEIGERSGGAWRPSPGSVYPTLQLLEDEGHITSQSEGGKKLFTLTESGRTEAESGPEAPWEEAGRGVDWESINEIRQAGFGLMEAFGQVWKTGTPEQRQKALAVTNEARKKLYLILAGDDE from the coding sequence ATGCGTTCACACGGACATGAGCACGGACCCGAAGCGGGTCACTGCGGACCCGGCCAGCACGGCAGGGGCGGCTTCGAAGGGCGGCGCGGGGCCTTCGGCCCGTTCGGCCCGCCCTTCGGCGGACCTTTCGGAGGCGGCGGACGCGGTCGTGGCGGCGGTGGCAGGGGACGGGCGCGACGCGGTGACGTACGCGCCTCGATCCTGGCGCTGCTGAAGGACCGGCCGATGCACGGCTACGAGATGATCCAGGAGATCGGCGAGCGCAGCGGCGGGGCCTGGCGCCCCAGCCCCGGCTCGGTGTATCCGACGCTCCAGCTGCTGGAGGACGAGGGTCATATCACCAGTCAGAGCGAGGGCGGCAAGAAGCTGTTCACGCTGACCGAATCGGGGCGTACGGAGGCCGAGTCCGGCCCCGAGGCCCCCTGGGAAGAGGCGGGCCGTGGAGTCGACTGGGAGTCGATCAACGAGATCCGCCAGGCGGGCTTCGGCCTGATGGAGGCGTTCGGGCAGGTCTGGAAGACCGGCACGCCCGAGCAGCGCCAGAAGGCGCTCGCCGTCACCAACGAAGCACGGAAGAAGCTCTATCTGATCCTTGCCGGCGACGACGAGTGA
- a CDS encoding CPBP family intramembrane glutamic endopeptidase, producing the protein MQTDAGSVAGSFPEEDPSRKIFRSETVLVLALSLGASGVSALISFVGSVTNSQALKHQQATLNASAAPGRPWLDLAWQLFGIATALVPVALVAHLLLREGSSLRAIGFDRLRPRSDLGRGVLIAAGIGSIGLAFYLVVQNLGFNLTVVPESLPDVWWKFPVLILSAVQNAVLEEVIVVGYLLRRLGQLGWSPMAALVASSVLRGSYHLYQGVGGFLGNMAMGVVFVYLYRRWGRVGPLVAAHSLLDIGAFVGFALLAGKVGWLPTG; encoded by the coding sequence GTGCAGACAGACGCCGGGAGCGTGGCCGGTTCTTTTCCCGAGGAGGACCCCTCACGGAAGATCTTCCGGTCCGAGACGGTGCTCGTACTGGCGCTCTCGCTCGGTGCAAGCGGTGTATCGGCGCTGATCAGTTTTGTCGGCTCGGTGACGAACAGCCAGGCGCTGAAACACCAGCAGGCCACGCTCAACGCGTCGGCCGCACCCGGGCGGCCCTGGCTGGATCTCGCCTGGCAGTTGTTCGGTATCGCCACGGCGCTGGTGCCCGTCGCGCTTGTCGCGCATCTGCTGCTGCGGGAGGGCAGCAGCCTGCGCGCCATCGGCTTCGACCGGCTGCGGCCGCGGTCGGACCTCGGCCGCGGTGTGCTGATCGCCGCCGGGATCGGCAGCATCGGGCTCGCGTTCTACCTGGTGGTGCAGAACCTGGGCTTCAACCTGACCGTCGTACCGGAGTCACTGCCGGACGTGTGGTGGAAGTTCCCCGTGCTGATCCTCTCCGCCGTGCAGAACGCCGTCCTGGAGGAGGTCATCGTCGTCGGGTATCTGCTGCGCAGGCTCGGCCAGCTCGGCTGGTCGCCGATGGCGGCCCTGGTGGCGAGTTCGGTGCTGCGCGGCTCGTACCACCTGTACCAGGGCGTCGGGGGCTTCCTCGGCAACATGGCGATGGGCGTGGTCTTCGTCTATCTGTACCGGCGCTGGGGGCGGGTGGGACCGCTGGTCGCGGCCCACTCGCTGCTCGACATCGGGGCGTTCGTCGGCTTCGCGCTGCTGGCGGGCAAGGTCGGCTGGCTGCCGACGGGTTAG
- a CDS encoding PhzF family phenazine biosynthesis protein has product MQIRIVDAFTDRPFAGNPAGVLLLDSDGFPADSWLQQVATEVHLSETAFAHPLPPGGPADWALRWFTPSTEVDMCGHATLATAHVLHTTGRTNGAVRFAARPGVLGAAAHDDGTITLDFPTSPLTAVAAPDGLAEALGADPVSVHDTSEHIGDLLVEVADERTVRALAPHSPDLMRQSRRGIIATAAAEDPGRGYDFVSRCFFPGVGIDEDPVTGSAHTALAPFWSARFGRDELTGLQASARTGLVRTALRGERTLLTGSAVTVIEGELFSSPPGR; this is encoded by the coding sequence ATGCAGATTCGAATCGTCGACGCCTTCACCGACCGGCCCTTCGCGGGCAACCCCGCAGGGGTGCTCCTCCTGGACTCCGACGGCTTCCCGGCCGACAGCTGGCTGCAGCAGGTCGCGACCGAGGTGCATCTCTCGGAGACGGCGTTCGCCCACCCGCTGCCGCCCGGCGGACCCGCCGACTGGGCGCTGCGCTGGTTCACCCCCAGCACCGAGGTGGACATGTGCGGCCATGCCACGCTCGCCACCGCGCATGTCCTGCACACCACGGGCCGCACGAACGGCGCCGTACGGTTCGCCGCCCGGCCCGGAGTCCTCGGCGCCGCCGCGCACGACGACGGCACGATCACACTCGACTTCCCGACCTCACCGCTGACGGCGGTGGCCGCTCCCGACGGGCTCGCGGAGGCCCTGGGCGCCGATCCCGTCTCGGTGCACGACACCTCGGAGCACATCGGGGACCTGCTGGTCGAGGTGGCGGACGAGCGGACGGTACGCGCGCTCGCCCCGCACTCCCCCGACCTGATGCGGCAGAGCCGGCGCGGCATCATCGCCACAGCGGCGGCCGAGGATCCCGGCCGCGGCTACGACTTCGTCTCGCGCTGTTTCTTCCCCGGTGTGGGGATCGACGAGGATCCCGTGACGGGCAGCGCGCACACGGCGCTCGCCCCCTTCTGGTCGGCCCGGTTCGGCCGCGACGAACTGACCGGACTGCAGGCGTCCGCCCGCACCGGACTCGTCCGTACGGCGCTGCGCGGCGAACGGACCCTGCTCACCGGCAGCGCCGTGACGGTCATCGAAGGAGAACTGTTCAGCTCCCCGCCCGGCCGCTAA
- a CDS encoding substrate-binding and VWA domain-containing protein, which translates to MGRHSLPDEPVRNAARDRPPRRRGVVVTTILVLVVAAGAGVAAQAGLLSRSGPCAGDPVRVDLVASPDIAPVLRTIADRARRDKVTTDGHCLDVQVAARESFKVAASLSDGTTDPDYQIWVPDSSLWTDRARGKGNGVPLTPAGNVASSPVTVGAVPTAAASLGWPNKKYSWAELTAATTATDKVRLGTADPARSATGLLALASIATSAQASGAGSDTQVAATAKLLAQRASDSDTQVLQTLAQDDSGTETGNPRRNEAVLLSEQAAFAHNSDGGGASNLDLFYPTDATPALDYPFNLVDDSELTTDQGRAALRFMTLLSQSAALHTLQDHGFRAADTPLKAAMVRTAGGRAPQPYASSDAPPPTDDAVQQTLGLWTITVQSARLTVVVDASGSMADPVPGRKGQSRMDVTKGSLLQALAQFTPQDEVGLWEFATKLDGAKDYRELEPTARLGESAPGGGTHRERLAAAFASLKPVPDGSTGLYDTTLAAYQKAQSTYVSGKFNALVVLTDGTNQDDHSISRGALINRLRTLADPRRPVPMIGIAVGPDADRTEVDQIAKATGGAGYEVSDPADIQAVILKAVMTVGQS; encoded by the coding sequence ATGGGACGTCACAGCTTGCCCGACGAGCCTGTGAGGAACGCCGCCAGGGACCGTCCGCCGCGCCGCCGAGGTGTGGTGGTCACCACCATCCTCGTCCTGGTGGTGGCCGCGGGCGCCGGGGTGGCGGCCCAGGCGGGACTGCTCTCCCGCTCGGGGCCCTGCGCAGGTGATCCGGTACGGGTGGATCTGGTGGCCTCTCCCGACATCGCGCCCGTGCTGCGTACCATCGCCGACCGGGCCCGGCGGGACAAGGTCACCACGGACGGACACTGTCTCGACGTCCAGGTCGCCGCGCGGGAGAGCTTCAAGGTCGCGGCCTCCCTCTCCGACGGAACCACCGACCCCGACTACCAGATCTGGGTGCCCGACTCGTCGCTCTGGACGGACCGGGCCCGGGGCAAGGGCAACGGCGTCCCGCTCACCCCCGCCGGCAATGTGGCCAGCTCCCCCGTCACGGTCGGCGCCGTCCCCACGGCCGCTGCCTCGCTGGGCTGGCCCAACAAGAAGTACAGCTGGGCCGAGCTGACGGCGGCGACGACCGCCACCGACAAGGTACGTCTCGGCACCGCCGACCCGGCCCGCAGCGCCACCGGCCTCCTCGCGCTCGCCAGCATCGCCACGTCGGCCCAGGCTTCCGGCGCGGGCAGCGACACCCAGGTCGCCGCCACGGCCAAGCTCCTCGCGCAGCGCGCCTCCGACTCCGACACCCAGGTGCTGCAGACCCTCGCGCAGGACGACTCCGGTACCGAGACGGGCAATCCGCGCCGTAACGAGGCGGTGCTGCTGTCCGAGCAGGCGGCGTTCGCCCACAACTCCGACGGCGGCGGCGCGTCGAATCTCGACCTCTTCTATCCGACGGACGCCACCCCGGCGCTGGACTACCCGTTCAACCTGGTCGACGACAGCGAGCTGACCACGGACCAGGGCAGGGCGGCGCTGCGCTTCATGACCCTGCTCAGTCAGAGCGCCGCGCTGCACACCCTCCAGGACCACGGCTTCCGGGCCGCCGACACCCCGCTGAAGGCGGCCATGGTGCGCACGGCCGGCGGCCGGGCCCCGCAGCCGTACGCGTCGAGCGACGCGCCCCCGCCCACGGACGACGCGGTGCAGCAGACACTCGGTCTGTGGACCATCACCGTGCAGAGCGCCCGGCTGACGGTGGTCGTGGACGCCTCCGGGTCGATGGCGGATCCGGTGCCCGGCCGCAAGGGTCAGTCCAGGATGGATGTCACCAAGGGGTCGCTGCTCCAGGCCCTCGCCCAGTTCACGCCGCAGGACGAGGTCGGGCTGTGGGAGTTCGCCACCAAGCTCGACGGTGCCAAGGACTACCGCGAGCTTGAGCCGACGGCCCGGCTCGGTGAGTCGGCGCCGGGCGGCGGCACCCACCGCGAGCGGCTGGCCGCCGCCTTCGCTTCACTCAAGCCGGTGCCGGACGGCTCGACGGGGCTGTACGACACGACGCTGGCCGCCTACCAGAAGGCCCAGTCGACCTATGTGAGCGGCAAGTTCAACGCGCTCGTCGTCCTCACGGACGGCACCAACCAGGACGACCACAGCATTTCCCGCGGCGCCCTGATCAACCGGCTCAGGACGCTCGCCGACCCCCGGCGCCCGGTGCCGATGATCGGGATCGCGGTGGGGCCCGACGCCGACCGCACCGAGGTCGACCAGATCGCCAAGGCAACCGGCGGCGCCGGCTACGAGGTGAGCGATCCGGCCGACATCCAGGCGGTGATCCTGAAGGCGGTCATGACGGTCGGCCAGTCCTGA
- the gcvP gene encoding aminomethyl-transferring glycine dehydrogenase, with the protein MTANRIPLAQLERGTPFEQRHIGPDAGAQAKMLAQVGYGSLDELTAAAVPDVIKSAEALRLPDARTEAEVLAELRSLADRNQVLAPMIGLGYYGTFTPPVILRNVMENPAWYTAYTPYQPEISQGRLEALLNFQTVVADLTGLPTSGASLLDESTAAAEAMALSRRVGKVKNGVFLVDADTLPQTIAVIRTRAEPTGVEVVVADLTDGIPAEAAERGVFGVLLQYPGASGAVRDIAPVVERAHELGAVVTVAADLLALTLLTSPGELGADIAVGTTQRFGVPMGFGGPHAGFMAVRETFARNLPGRLVGVSVDADGDRAYRLALQTREQHIRREKATSNICTAQVLLAVMAGMYAVYHGPEGLRAIAQRTHRFATLLAEGLRAGGTEIVHGTYFDTVTARVPGRAADVVAAARENGVNIRLVDADHVSIACDETTGRVQLSAVWTAFGVDADIDALDATADDDLPEARLRSDDYLTHPVFHQHRSETAMLRYLRRLADRDYALDRGMIPLGSCTMKLNATTEMESVTWPEFGALHPFAPADQAQGYLTLIRELEERLAEVTGYDAVSLQPNAGSQGEFAGLLAVRAYHRANGQEGRTVCLIPSSAHGTNAASAVMAGMKVVVVKTSDDGDVDVADLHAKIEQYGDQLAVLMVTYPSTHGVFEEHITDICAAVHDAGGQVYVDGANLNALVGLAKPGKFGSDVSHLNLHKTFCIPHGGGGPGVGPVGVRAHLAPYLPNHPLQPAAGPETGVGPISAAPWGSAGILPISWAYVRLMGGEGLKRATQVAVLAANYIAKRLEPHYPVLYTGPNGLVAHECIVDLRPLTKATGVSVDDIAKRLIDYGFHAPTMSFPVAGTLMIEPTESEDLAELDRFCETMIAIRAEIEKVASGEWPADDNPLRGAPHTAAALGGEWDHAYSRDEAVFPAGVSAADKYWPPVRRIDGAFGDRNLVCSCPPLDAYDH; encoded by the coding sequence ATGACCGCCAACCGCATTCCGCTCGCACAGCTGGAGCGAGGCACCCCCTTCGAACAGCGCCACATCGGTCCCGACGCCGGCGCTCAGGCGAAGATGCTCGCCCAGGTCGGTTACGGCTCGCTGGACGAGCTGACCGCCGCGGCCGTGCCCGACGTGATCAAGAGTGCGGAGGCGCTGCGGCTTCCCGACGCCCGTACCGAGGCCGAGGTCCTGGCCGAGCTGCGCAGCCTCGCCGACCGCAACCAGGTGCTCGCGCCGATGATCGGCCTCGGCTACTACGGCACCTTCACCCCGCCGGTGATCCTGCGGAACGTGATGGAGAACCCGGCCTGGTACACCGCGTACACGCCCTACCAGCCGGAGATCTCCCAGGGCCGGCTGGAGGCGCTGCTCAACTTCCAGACCGTAGTCGCCGACCTCACGGGACTGCCCACCTCGGGCGCCTCCCTGCTCGACGAGTCCACGGCCGCCGCCGAGGCGATGGCGCTGTCCCGCCGGGTCGGCAAGGTCAAGAACGGCGTCTTCCTGGTCGACGCCGACACCCTGCCGCAGACGATCGCCGTGATCCGGACCCGCGCCGAACCGACCGGCGTCGAGGTCGTCGTCGCCGACCTGACCGACGGCATCCCCGCCGAGGCCGCCGAGCGCGGTGTCTTCGGCGTCCTGCTCCAGTACCCCGGCGCCTCCGGTGCCGTACGGGACATCGCGCCCGTCGTCGAGCGGGCCCACGAACTCGGCGCCGTCGTCACCGTCGCCGCCGACCTGCTCGCGCTGACGCTCCTCACCTCGCCCGGCGAGCTCGGCGCCGACATCGCCGTCGGCACCACCCAGCGCTTCGGCGTCCCCATGGGCTTCGGCGGACCGCACGCCGGCTTCATGGCCGTGCGCGAGACGTTCGCCCGCAACCTGCCGGGCAGGCTCGTCGGGGTCTCCGTCGACGCCGACGGCGACCGGGCGTACCGGCTGGCCCTCCAGACCCGCGAGCAGCACATCCGCCGCGAGAAGGCCACCAGCAACATCTGCACCGCCCAGGTGCTGCTCGCCGTGATGGCCGGCATGTACGCCGTCTACCACGGCCCGGAGGGACTGCGCGCCATCGCGCAGCGCACGCACCGGTTCGCCACGCTGCTCGCCGAGGGGCTGCGGGCCGGCGGCACGGAGATCGTCCACGGCACGTACTTCGACACCGTCACCGCGCGGGTCCCCGGCCGGGCGGCCGACGTGGTGGCGGCGGCACGCGAGAACGGCGTCAACATCCGGCTCGTCGACGCCGACCATGTCTCGATCGCCTGCGACGAGACCACCGGCCGGGTGCAGCTGTCCGCCGTGTGGACCGCCTTCGGCGTGGACGCCGACATCGACGCGCTCGACGCGACGGCCGACGACGACCTGCCCGAGGCGCGGCTGCGCTCCGACGACTACCTGACGCACCCCGTCTTCCACCAGCACCGCTCCGAGACGGCGATGCTGCGCTACCTGCGCAGGCTCGCCGACCGCGACTACGCGCTGGACCGCGGCATGATCCCGCTCGGCTCGTGCACCATGAAGCTGAACGCGACCACGGAGATGGAGTCCGTCACCTGGCCCGAGTTCGGCGCGCTGCACCCCTTCGCCCCGGCCGACCAGGCGCAGGGCTATCTGACGCTCATCCGCGAGCTGGAGGAGCGGCTCGCCGAGGTCACCGGCTACGACGCGGTGTCGCTCCAGCCCAACGCCGGCTCGCAGGGCGAGTTCGCCGGGCTGCTCGCCGTACGCGCGTACCACCGCGCCAACGGCCAGGAGGGGCGCACCGTCTGCCTGATCCCATCCTCGGCGCACGGCACGAACGCGGCGAGCGCGGTCATGGCCGGTATGAAGGTCGTCGTCGTGAAGACCAGCGACGACGGTGACGTGGACGTCGCCGACCTGCACGCGAAGATCGAGCAGTACGGCGACCAGCTCGCCGTCCTGATGGTCACCTACCCGTCCACGCACGGCGTCTTCGAAGAGCACATCACCGACATCTGCGCCGCCGTGCACGACGCGGGCGGCCAGGTCTACGTGGACGGCGCCAACCTCAACGCGCTGGTGGGGCTCGCCAAGCCCGGCAAGTTCGGCTCGGACGTGTCCCATCTGAACCTGCACAAGACGTTCTGCATCCCGCACGGCGGCGGCGGCCCCGGCGTCGGCCCCGTCGGCGTACGGGCCCACCTCGCGCCGTACCTGCCCAACCACCCCCTCCAGCCGGCCGCCGGACCGGAGACAGGTGTGGGACCGATCTCAGCCGCCCCCTGGGGCTCGGCGGGCATCCTGCCGATCTCCTGGGCGTACGTGCGGCTGATGGGCGGCGAAGGGCTCAAGCGGGCCACCCAGGTCGCGGTGCTGGCGGCCAACTACATCGCCAAGCGGCTGGAGCCGCACTACCCGGTCCTGTACACGGGCCCCAACGGGCTGGTCGCCCACGAGTGCATCGTGGATCTGCGGCCCCTGACGAAGGCGACGGGCGTCAGCGTCGACGACATCGCCAAGCGCCTCATCGACTACGGCTTCCACGCGCCGACGATGTCCTTCCCCGTGGCCGGCACGCTGATGATCGAGCCGACCGAGAGCGAGGACCTGGCCGAGCTGGACCGGTTCTGCGAGACGATGATCGCGATCCGCGCCGAGATCGAGAAGGTCGCATCGGGCGAGTGGCCCGCCGACGACAACCCGCTGCGGGGTGCTCCGCACACGGCGGCGGCCCTGGGCGGCGAGTGGGACCACGCGTACAGCCGTGACGAGGCGGTCTTCCCCGCCGGGGTCTCGGCGGCCGACAAGTACTGGCCGCCGGTGCGCCGGATAGACGGCGCCTTCGGTGACCGCAACCTGGTCTGCTCCTGCCCGCCGCTGGACGCGTACGACCACTGA
- a CDS encoding EamA family transporter: MHVSQRRSASLGLALVSAFAFGGSGVAAKPLIEAGLDPLHVVWLRVAGAALVMLPVAWRHRALVTRRPALLVGFGLLGVAGVQAFYFAAISRIPVGVALLVEYLAPALVLLWVRFVQRRPVSRAAAVGVVLAVGGLASVVEIWSGLSFDAVGLLLALGAACCQVGYFVLSDHAGDGDEPAPPMGVIAYGLLVGAVVLTVVARPWGMDWSLLGGSADMGGTRVAGALLVGWIVLIATVLAYMTGVVSVRRLSPQVAGVVACLEAVVATVLAWVLLREHLSAPQIVGGVVVLIGAFVAQSTTREPPTGPTPGGPGEVVDEPAGEPERLSAAGPTA, from the coding sequence ATGCATGTGTCTCAGCGCAGGAGCGCCAGTCTTGGACTCGCCCTGGTTTCGGCGTTCGCGTTCGGCGGGTCCGGCGTCGCGGCCAAGCCGCTGATCGAGGCGGGGCTCGACCCGCTGCACGTGGTCTGGCTCAGGGTCGCCGGAGCCGCCCTCGTCATGCTGCCGGTGGCCTGGCGCCATCGCGCCCTGGTCACCCGCAGGCCGGCGCTGCTCGTCGGCTTCGGGCTGCTGGGCGTCGCGGGGGTGCAGGCGTTCTACTTCGCGGCGATCTCCCGTATCCCCGTCGGGGTCGCGCTGCTCGTCGAATACCTCGCTCCGGCCCTGGTGCTGCTCTGGGTGCGCTTCGTGCAGCGCAGGCCGGTCAGCCGGGCGGCGGCCGTCGGTGTGGTGCTCGCCGTCGGCGGACTCGCCAGTGTGGTCGAGATCTGGAGCGGGCTGAGCTTCGACGCGGTCGGTCTGCTGCTGGCCCTCGGCGCCGCGTGCTGCCAGGTCGGCTACTTCGTCCTGTCGGACCATGCCGGGGACGGCGACGAACCGGCGCCCCCGATGGGCGTGATCGCGTACGGGCTGCTCGTCGGCGCTGTCGTGCTCACGGTCGTGGCCCGGCCGTGGGGCATGGACTGGTCGCTGCTCGGCGGCAGCGCCGACATGGGCGGGACGCGGGTCGCCGGGGCGCTGCTGGTCGGCTGGATCGTACTGATCGCGACCGTGCTCGCGTACATGACCGGCGTGGTCTCGGTGCGCAGGCTGTCGCCGCAGGTGGCCGGTGTCGTCGCCTGTCTGGAGGCGGTCGTCGCGACCGTACTGGCCTGGGTGCTGCTGCGGGAGCATCTTTCGGCGCCGCAGATCGTGGGCGGGGTCGTCGTGCTCATCGGCGCCTTCGTCGCCCAGTCCACTACCCGCGAGCCACCCACGGGTCCCACGCCGGGCGGCCCCGGCGAAGTGGTCGATGAGCCGGCGGGCGAGCCCGAGCGGTTGTCCGCCGCCGGGCCGACCGCCTAG
- a CDS encoding glutamate-cysteine ligase family protein, with translation MGEKVVADGGGLSDRQKYRRKSQQCLAALGRLLAEERFDRPRNLMGLEIELNLAGSDGMPRMMNAEVLKRIASEDFQTELGMFNLEVNIAPHRLDGRVLDQLAEELRAGLGYAHRKANEVDAGIVMIGILPTLAGKDVVSANLSDVDRYTLLNEQMVAARGEDFTLDIDGVERLVCTSASIAPEAACTSVQLHLQVTQERFADVWNAAQCVAAVQVALGANSPFLFGKELWRESRPPLFQQATDVRPPELTAQGVRPRTWFGERWIDSAYDLFEENLRYYPALLPICSEEDPLRVLDEGGIPDLQELALHNGTVYRWNRPVYEVADGVPHLRVENRVLPAGPTVADVIANTAFYYGLVRALAEDERPVWEQLPFSVAAENFDTACRHGIEAELAWPRPGRASGITSVPVAKLVRDELLPLAAAGLDAWNIEPADRDLYLGIIDERCKRRMNGASWQVDTFHRALDAGLERDAAFAALTRRYSELMHQGDPVHTWPVGFPGQS, from the coding sequence ATGGGTGAGAAGGTCGTTGCGGACGGTGGTGGCCTGTCCGACCGCCAGAAGTACCGGCGGAAGTCGCAGCAGTGCCTCGCGGCGCTGGGACGGCTGCTGGCCGAGGAGCGGTTCGACCGGCCCAGGAATCTGATGGGCCTGGAGATCGAACTGAATCTGGCCGGATCCGACGGGATGCCCCGCATGATGAATGCGGAGGTGCTGAAGCGCATCGCGAGCGAGGATTTCCAGACCGAACTGGGAATGTTCAACCTGGAAGTAAATATCGCTCCGCATCGTCTGGACGGGCGGGTTCTGGATCAGCTCGCCGAGGAACTGCGGGCCGGCCTTGGATATGCCCACCGCAAAGCCAACGAGGTCGACGCCGGCATCGTGATGATCGGAATTCTTCCGACGCTGGCGGGTAAGGACGTCGTCTCGGCGAATCTGTCGGACGTCGACCGCTACACCTTGTTGAACGAACAGATGGTCGCCGCCAGGGGCGAGGATTTCACCCTCGACATCGACGGCGTGGAGCGGCTGGTCTGCACGTCGGCGTCGATTGCGCCGGAGGCCGCCTGCACCTCCGTACAACTGCATCTGCAAGTGACGCAGGAGCGTTTCGCCGACGTCTGGAACGCCGCGCAGTGCGTCGCGGCCGTACAGGTCGCCCTCGGCGCCAACTCGCCGTTCCTGTTCGGCAAGGAGCTGTGGCGGGAGTCCAGGCCGCCGCTGTTCCAGCAGGCGACCGACGTCAGGCCGCCCGAGCTGACCGCGCAGGGCGTCCGGCCGAGGACCTGGTTCGGGGAGCGCTGGATCGATTCCGCTTACGACCTGTTCGAGGAGAATCTGCGCTATTACCCGGCGCTGCTGCCGATCTGTTCGGAGGAGGACCCGCTGCGGGTGCTCGACGAGGGCGGCATCCCCGACCTCCAGGAGCTGGCCCTGCATAACGGCACCGTCTACCGGTGGAACCGGCCGGTGTACGAGGTCGCCGACGGCGTGCCGCACCTGCGGGTCGAGAACCGCGTCCTGCCGGCCGGGCCCACGGTCGCCGACGTCATCGCCAACACGGCCTTCTACTACGGCCTGGTGCGGGCGCTGGCGGAGGACGAGCGGCCGGTGTGGGAGCAGCTGCCCTTCTCGGTGGCGGCCGAGAACTTTGACACCGCCTGCCGCCACGGCATCGAGGCGGAGCTGGCCTGGCCGCGTCCCGGGCGGGCGTCGGGCATCACCTCGGTACCCGTGGCGAAGCTGGTACGGGACGAGCTGCTGCCGCTGGCGGCGGCCGGGCTCGACGCGTGGAACATCGAGCCCGCCGACCGGGACCTCTACCTCGGGATCATCGACGAGCGCTGCAAGCGGCGGATGAACGGCGCCTCATGGCAGGTGGACACCTTCCACCGGGCCCTGGACGCCGGACTGGAGCGGGACGCGGCGTTCGCCGCGCTCACCCGCCGCTACAGCGAGCTGATGCACCAGGGGGACCCGGTGCACACCTGGCCGGTCGGCTTCCCCGGCCAGTCGTGA
- a CDS encoding DUF5999 family protein, whose amino-acid sequence MCQHQPACPTADSADREAARLMASHPEQGWSLLCNGILLFEDTGELLPDGKIIAPHRPLRSEQVVTAA is encoded by the coding sequence ATGTGCCAGCATCAACCAGCCTGCCCGACAGCCGACTCAGCCGACCGGGAGGCCGCCCGACTGATGGCGAGCCACCCCGAGCAGGGCTGGAGTCTGCTGTGCAACGGCATCCTGCTCTTCGAGGACACCGGTGAACTGCTGCCGGACGGCAAGATCATCGCTCCCCACCGGCCGCTCCGCTCCGAGCAGGTGGTGACGGCAGCCTGA
- a CDS encoding PRC-barrel domain-containing protein, giving the protein MGGTVESDIDPRSLIGRKAFDRDGHKIGTVDEVYLDDATGVPEWAAVRTGLFSHDAFVPLSPSTLVDEALRVPFDRSLIKDAPDFGVGRHLSPEQELQLYHHYGLALPEPSERPASLSDGDSQRDFGRLAGQED; this is encoded by the coding sequence ATTGGAGGGACCGTGGAGAGCGATATCGATCCGCGCAGCCTGATCGGCCGCAAGGCGTTCGACCGCGACGGCCACAAGATCGGCACGGTGGACGAGGTCTATCTCGACGACGCGACAGGCGTCCCGGAGTGGGCCGCCGTGCGTACGGGGCTGTTCAGCCACGACGCCTTCGTACCCCTCAGCCCCAGCACGCTGGTGGACGAGGCGCTGCGCGTGCCGTTCGACCGGTCCCTGATCAAGGACGCGCCGGACTTCGGTGTCGGCCGGCATCTCTCCCCCGAGCAGGAACTGCAGCTCTACCACCACTACGGCCTCGCCCTCCCGGAGCCGTCCGAGCGGCCGGCTTCCCTGTCGGACGGGGACTCCCAGCGGGACTTCGGCCGTCTGGCCGGCCAGGAGGACTGA
- a CDS encoding Clp protease N-terminal domain-containing protein, whose product MQSPTPQVPGQPAPNNSDIDARLTVELASVVSGARRRAHRDGDQQIDTAHLLHSLVESDPEVREAFDSGPQVARVLGYLVQRSIGYGLRWQGTVEDSGAVPVVTEQGPAVAGWSPAALTAMDGALERAARRGDPQAGGLDLLAALAADRACRAVEVLERAGVDTRSLAWRLACACPQA is encoded by the coding sequence GTGCAAAGCCCTACCCCGCAGGTGCCAGGACAGCCCGCACCGAACAACTCCGACATCGACGCCCGTCTCACCGTGGAACTGGCCTCGGTGGTCTCGGGTGCGCGCAGACGGGCGCACCGCGACGGGGACCAGCAGATCGACACGGCCCATTTGCTGCACTCGCTCGTCGAGTCGGACCCCGAGGTGCGCGAGGCCTTCGACAGCGGACCCCAGGTCGCCCGGGTGCTGGGCTATCTCGTCCAGCGCAGCATCGGCTACGGCCTGCGCTGGCAGGGCACCGTCGAGGACTCGGGCGCCGTGCCCGTCGTGACGGAGCAGGGGCCTGCGGTGGCCGGCTGGTCGCCCGCCGCCCTGACCGCGATGGACGGCGCCCTGGAGCGCGCGGCGCGGCGCGGTGACCCGCAGGCGGGCGGGCTGGATCTGCTGGCCGCGCTCGCAGCCGACCGCGCCTGCCGCGCGGTCGAGGTGCTCGAACGAGCCGGGGTCGACACGCGGAGCCTCGCCTGGCGGCTGGCCTGTGCCTGCCCGCAGGCATGA